A DNA window from Impatiens glandulifera chromosome 7, dImpGla2.1, whole genome shotgun sequence contains the following coding sequences:
- the LOC124909755 gene encoding eukaryotic translation initiation factor 5B-like — MQVPVYTAPKIERFPANCPTPPRENAAPIESSEGADPNLTKHSPPPLPEVPVSDFTKEWDRYNIIFDSALKFADVTRHLLERNQERFSELGEGLQEEAVQRDKFVQRTAILEDVTSDLKKDFDRFERETDQRLTAMSNDLVGTTLDRVSELEKTNVGLVTELKALSEQVAELLKAKVNADAAAIAADAETAKRIQDALDAEAGKDKEAPRSSQLTEAEEEAARIKRGEALFPGFAKKAAALAAEDAERLEKQKRKLEEFAEENKKKKAAASASAPKKRKREAPKKEALKKVQIAELLSEISEPVIPSASQQDDQIEDENRYNPLRLVAQRPHGQGPDRLGPRQLPKFRATPPHNLVQTVQRSNPL, encoded by the exons ATGCAGGTACCGGTATATACTGCTCCCAAGATCGAAAGGTTTCCGGCTAACtgcccaacacctccaagggagaatGCGGCACCGATAGAATCCAGTGAAGGAGCCGATCCAAATCTCACCAAGCACTCACCTCCCCCACTACCGGAAGTCCCTGTTTCAGACTTtactaaagaatgg GATAGATACAACATAATATTTGATTCGGCCCTCAAATTCGCCGACGTCACAAGGCATCTTCTGGAGAGAAATCAAGAACGGTTCTCGGAACTCGGTGAAGGTCTGCAGGAAGAGGCGGTTCAGCGCGATAAATTTGTTCAGCGAACTGCAATTCTGGAGGACGTAACCTCcgatttaaaaaaagatttcGACCGGTTTGAGAGAGAAACCGATCAACGGTTAACTGCGATGAGTAATGATTTGGTCGGCACGACACTTGaccgggtctccgaactcgaaaAGACAAATGTGGGTCTCGTGACCGAACTAAAGGCGCTCTCTGAACAGGTTGCCGAACTGCTAAAGGCAAAGGTgaacgcggatgccgcggctatagcGGCCGATGCTGAAACGGCTAAAAGgatccaggatgcgctggatgccgaagcaggcaaagataaagaggcaccgCGCTCATCTCAACTCACCGAAGCGGAAGAGGAAGCCGCGCGGATTAAAAGAGGAGAGGCCCTGTTCCCAGGATTCGCTAAGAAAGCAGCCGCTCTAGCAGCGGAGGATGCTGAGCGGTTGGAAAAGCAAAAACGGAAGCTGGAAGAATTCGCCgaagaaaacaagaagaagaaggcggccgcctccgcctcAGCGCCGAAAAAGCGGAAGAGGGAGGCTCCTAAAAAGGAGGCCCTTAAGAAGGTTCAAATAGCCGAGCTGCTAAGTGAgatctctgaaccggtcatccCAAGTGCATCGCAGCAGGACGACCAAATCGAAGatgaa AATCGTTACAATCCTCTACGTTTAGTCGCCCAACGTCCACACGGGCAAGGTCCCGACAGGCTGGGTCCCCGACAACTGCCAAAGTTCCGAGCAACTCCCCCGCACAACCTGGTACAAACGGTTCAACGCAGTAACCCACTCTGA